A window of the Rhizobium viscosum genome harbors these coding sequences:
- a CDS encoding ABC transporter ATP-binding protein, which translates to MAHVRVNNARKDYGAFKAIKGVSVDIRDGEFVVLVGPSGCGKSTLLRMIAGLEDISSGEIQIGKHIVNELAPKDRDIAMVFQNYALYPHMTVAKNMGFSLRLKRMPKTEIDQRVGNAAKILGLEALLERYPKQLSGGQRQRVAMGRAIVRDPAVFLFDEPLSNLDAKLRVQMRSEIKELHQRLKTTTIYVTHDQIEAMTMADKIVVMKDGVIEQSGSPLELYDRPDNLFVAGFIGSPAMNFIKGSMTNEGFRTEDGLILPSERRPSGAVTYGIRPEHITLDPNGIEVTTAVVEPTGSETLVIARLGAQTISCVFRERIRAAPGDVLRIAPLHDAVHLFDEGGQRITAGEPILN; encoded by the coding sequence ATGGCTCATGTTAGAGTGAACAATGCGCGCAAGGATTACGGAGCGTTCAAAGCCATCAAAGGCGTGTCGGTCGATATCCGCGACGGCGAGTTCGTCGTCCTTGTCGGTCCCTCAGGTTGCGGCAAATCCACCCTTCTCAGGATGATCGCCGGTCTGGAAGACATCAGCTCGGGCGAGATCCAGATCGGCAAGCATATCGTCAACGAGCTGGCGCCGAAGGATCGCGACATCGCCATGGTGTTCCAGAACTATGCCCTCTATCCGCATATGACGGTCGCCAAGAATATGGGCTTCTCGTTGCGGCTGAAGCGCATGCCAAAGACGGAGATCGATCAGCGTGTCGGCAATGCCGCCAAGATCCTCGGCCTGGAGGCGCTTCTGGAGCGCTATCCGAAGCAATTGTCAGGCGGTCAGCGGCAGCGTGTCGCCATGGGTCGCGCGATCGTTCGGGATCCCGCCGTCTTTCTGTTCGACGAGCCTCTGTCGAACCTCGATGCCAAGCTGCGCGTCCAGATGCGATCCGAGATCAAGGAGCTGCATCAGCGGCTGAAGACCACGACTATCTATGTCACGCACGATCAGATCGAGGCGATGACGATGGCAGACAAGATCGTCGTGATGAAGGACGGCGTGATCGAGCAGTCGGGCTCGCCGCTCGAACTCTACGATCGCCCGGACAATCTCTTTGTCGCCGGTTTCATTGGCTCCCCGGCGATGAACTTCATCAAGGGGAGCATGACGAATGAAGGTTTCCGGACCGAAGACGGGCTTATTCTGCCGAGCGAACGGCGTCCATCCGGCGCCGTCACGTACGGCATTCGCCCCGAGCACATTACACTCGATCCCAACGGCATCGAGGTGACAACCGCGGTTGTCGAGCCGACGGGATCCGAGACATTGGTGATTGCCCGTCTTGGCGCTCAGACGATCAGCTGCGTCTTCCGGGAACGGATCAGAGCGGCCCCAGGTGATGTGCTGCGGATCGCTCCGCTCCACGATGCCGTTCACCTGTTCGACGAAGGCGGACAACGCATCACCGCTGGCGAACCGATACTGAACTAA
- a CDS encoding sugar phosphate isomerase/epimerase family protein, giving the protein MRIGFYTSTFNDRPLEEVVDFAASAGFDAVEIDVGGHIRTPDKVQSAVALARDHNLFVSSITYFGNQLDTDSDKRGELRTRTEEFAQAIGEAGVPIFVIFPGRDDNADDEANYDDFADFANRLIAKTTSSGLVFAIENWPGPKDNFVGTTPKGWQELFKRIPDRRFGLEFDPSHLIRIGVDPYAAMDAVKDRIAILHAKDTAIDAAAQQAVGYHGKGWWQYKLPGQGLLDWQRFLRQARTNGFDGTLSIEHEDAAYGWPGKDLEARKEGERLGLAYLRNVLNTL; this is encoded by the coding sequence ATGAGGATTGGTTTTTATACATCGACATTCAACGACCGGCCGCTCGAGGAAGTCGTGGATTTCGCGGCCTCAGCCGGTTTTGACGCAGTCGAAATCGATGTCGGCGGCCATATCAGGACACCGGACAAGGTGCAGTCTGCCGTGGCGCTTGCCCGTGACCATAATCTCTTCGTCTCCTCGATCACCTATTTCGGCAATCAGCTCGATACCGACAGCGACAAGCGCGGCGAGCTTCGCACCCGCACGGAGGAATTTGCCCAGGCGATCGGCGAAGCGGGCGTGCCGATCTTCGTGATCTTTCCCGGACGCGATGACAATGCCGATGACGAAGCCAATTACGATGATTTTGCCGATTTCGCCAACCGGCTGATTGCCAAGACGACGTCAAGCGGCCTGGTCTTCGCGATCGAAAACTGGCCGGGGCCCAAGGATAATTTCGTCGGAACGACGCCAAAGGGATGGCAGGAGCTCTTCAAGCGCATACCCGACCGACGCTTCGGTCTTGAATTCGACCCGTCGCACCTGATCCGCATCGGCGTCGACCCCTATGCGGCGATGGACGCTGTCAAGGATCGCATTGCCATTCTCCATGCTAAGGATACTGCAATCGATGCTGCCGCCCAGCAGGCCGTCGGCTATCACGGCAAGGGCTGGTGGCAATACAAGCTGCCGGGCCAGGGCCTTCTCGACTGGCAGCGCTTCCTGCGCCAGGCGCGAACCAACGGCTTCGACGGCACCCTTTCGATCGAGCATGAGGACGCAGCCTACGGATGGCCGGGCAAGGATCTCGAGGCCAGAAAAGAAGGTGAACGCCTTGGCCTCGCCTACCTCAGAAACGTCTTGAACACGCTTTGA
- a CDS encoding LysR family transcriptional regulator produces MAVTLRHIEVFRAVMTTGSVTDAAAMLSTSQPTISRELARFEHLIQMKLFERARGRLRPTAHALQLFEEVQRAYFGLDRIISTATSLRQFEQGQLSIACLPVFSQSILPQTCRHFIEQFPNVGISIVPQESPLLEEWLSAQRYDFGLTEVGYAPQGTELTPLMTLDEICVLPDAHPLLEKTFLLPGDFEGQSFVSLSAMDSYRQQIDQIFRNAGITRRMVIETHSAASVCSMVREGIGLAVINPLTALDYAGQGVHLRRLSFSIPFSVSVVRPIHRPPSQLVEVFGAELTRQARRIEVRLAALIGPR; encoded by the coding sequence ATGGCTGTTACCCTTCGGCATATCGAGGTCTTCAGGGCTGTGATGACGACAGGTAGCGTCACGGATGCGGCCGCGATGCTGAGTACCTCCCAGCCAACGATCAGCCGGGAGCTGGCACGGTTCGAGCACCTCATCCAGATGAAACTTTTTGAGCGTGCGCGCGGTCGCCTCCGCCCGACTGCGCATGCGCTGCAATTGTTCGAGGAGGTGCAGCGCGCCTATTTCGGCCTGGACCGGATCATCAGCACGGCGACGTCGCTGCGCCAGTTCGAGCAGGGGCAGCTCTCCATCGCTTGCCTGCCGGTTTTTTCTCAATCGATCCTGCCGCAGACCTGCCGGCATTTCATCGAGCAGTTCCCGAACGTGGGCATTAGCATCGTTCCGCAGGAGTCGCCTCTGCTGGAGGAATGGTTATCAGCGCAACGCTATGACTTCGGGTTGACCGAGGTTGGATATGCCCCTCAGGGCACGGAGCTAACCCCGCTCATGACGCTCGACGAGATTTGCGTGTTGCCGGATGCTCACCCGCTTCTTGAAAAGACCTTCCTTTTACCAGGCGATTTCGAAGGGCAATCCTTTGTCAGCCTGTCGGCGATGGACAGCTACCGGCAGCAGATCGATCAGATTTTTCGAAACGCCGGCATCACCCGGCGCATGGTCATCGAGACTCATAGCGCGGCATCCGTCTGTTCGATGGTGCGGGAAGGAATTGGCCTAGCTGTCATCAATCCCCTGACGGCCCTGGATTATGCCGGCCAGGGTGTCCATCTTCGCCGCTTGTCGTTTTCGATCCCGTTTTCCGTCAGCGTCGTTCGGCCGATCCATCGGCCGCCGTCGCAACTGGTCGAAGTTTTCGGGGCCGAATTGACGCGGCAAGCCAGACGGATCGAAGTCCGGCTTGCGGCTCTCATTGGGCCTCGGTGA
- a CDS encoding Gfo/Idh/MocA family protein encodes MRLLILGTGGMANQHAANFKAIDGVSVVGGVDVVPERLAAFCSEHGVPNHFSTLEEALAWGEFDAVANVTPDRIHHLTTLQAIAAGKHVFCEKPLATDATKAMEMTDAIEKAGKVGMVNFTYRNSPALQKGRQMVLAGEIGEIRHVEASHLQSWLVGRHWGDWKSESKWLWRLSKKHGSNGALGDIGIHIVDFASYGSGLDVAHVFARLKTFNKAPGDKIGEYDLDANDSFTMNVDFTTGAIGTIQATRTAAGQMDQLRLRVYGETGSIEMIYDTGKSTLRACLGEDVHTATWRDIPFDPVETNYQRFVQAVRAGKTQEPSFRRAANIQKVLDKALASDASHRDEALG; translated from the coding sequence ATGCGCTTACTCATTCTCGGCACTGGTGGAATGGCCAATCAGCATGCCGCAAATTTCAAGGCGATCGACGGCGTTAGCGTTGTGGGCGGGGTGGATGTCGTACCCGAGCGGCTGGCGGCCTTTTGCTCGGAACATGGCGTCCCCAATCACTTCAGCACACTCGAGGAAGCCCTTGCCTGGGGCGAGTTCGATGCTGTCGCCAATGTCACTCCCGACCGCATCCATCACCTGACAACGCTTCAGGCGATTGCGGCGGGCAAACACGTTTTCTGTGAAAAGCCGCTTGCGACCGATGCCACCAAGGCGATGGAAATGACCGATGCTATCGAAAAAGCGGGCAAGGTCGGCATGGTCAATTTCACCTATCGCAATTCTCCCGCCCTGCAGAAGGGACGGCAGATGGTGCTTGCCGGCGAGATCGGCGAGATCAGGCATGTCGAGGCATCGCATCTGCAGAGCTGGCTCGTTGGCCGCCATTGGGGTGACTGGAAGAGCGAGAGCAAATGGCTGTGGCGCCTCAGCAAGAAGCACGGCTCGAACGGCGCGCTCGGCGATATCGGCATCCATATCGTCGATTTTGCGTCCTATGGTTCGGGGCTCGATGTCGCCCACGTCTTCGCGCGGCTGAAAACCTTCAACAAGGCGCCGGGCGACAAGATCGGCGAATATGATCTCGATGCGAATGACAGCTTCACGATGAATGTCGACTTCACGACGGGTGCGATCGGCACCATCCAGGCGACGCGAACCGCGGCCGGCCAGATGGATCAGCTGCGTCTCAGGGTTTATGGCGAGACCGGTTCGATCGAGATGATCTACGACACCGGAAAGTCGACGCTCCGGGCCTGCCTCGGCGAAGACGTTCATACTGCCACATGGCGCGACATCCCCTTCGATCCGGTGGAGACCAATTACCAGCGCTTCGTGCAGGCGGTGAGGGCAGGCAAGACGCAGGAACCGTCGTTCCGCCGCGCGGCGAATATCCAGAAGGTGCTCGATAAGGCGCTTGCCTCGGATGCCAGCCACAGAGACGAGGCGCTTGGCTGA
- a CDS encoding carbohydrate ABC transporter permease translates to MSGRTGTRLGDAMSYLFMLVMFVFFAGPLTYLLSMALRDKREVYRGAARYIPDNPTIQNFITVLNNSYFPIYLWNGLKLAALSGFGVLIVALPAAYAFSRFQFRGKGLSMMGLLLFQMISPLVIMVPLYRYMNRLGLLDTHFAVVMVYIALGVPLATWLLKGTVDGIPRSLDEAAMIDGCNRFSVFWRIILPLSAPGIASVFIITVIAGWSQFLVPFLLLTKNDLMPIGVGIFNFRGMQTDSSIQLLAAACLISVVPAIVAFLSLQRLILGAMTSGAVKG, encoded by the coding sequence ATGAGCGGACGCACCGGAACACGGCTCGGCGATGCCATGAGCTATCTCTTCATGCTGGTGATGTTCGTCTTCTTTGCCGGCCCCCTCACCTATCTCCTGTCGATGGCGCTGCGTGACAAGCGTGAGGTCTATCGCGGCGCGGCGCGTTATATTCCCGACAATCCCACCATCCAGAATTTCATCACCGTTCTCAACAACAGCTATTTTCCAATCTATCTCTGGAACGGCCTGAAGCTTGCGGCCTTGAGCGGCTTCGGCGTGCTGATCGTTGCCTTGCCTGCCGCTTACGCTTTCTCGCGCTTCCAGTTCCGCGGCAAGGGCCTCTCGATGATGGGGCTCCTGCTTTTCCAGATGATCTCGCCGCTCGTCATCATGGTGCCGCTCTATCGCTACATGAACCGTCTCGGCCTGCTCGATACGCATTTTGCCGTCGTCATGGTCTATATCGCGCTCGGTGTTCCCCTTGCGACCTGGCTGTTGAAAGGTACCGTCGACGGCATTCCGCGCAGCCTGGATGAAGCCGCGATGATCGACGGATGCAACCGCTTCTCGGTCTTCTGGCGCATCATCCTGCCCCTGTCGGCACCGGGCATTGCCTCGGTCTTCATTATCACGGTGATTGCCGGCTGGTCGCAATTCCTGGTGCCCTTCCTGCTGCTCACCAAAAATGACCTGATGCCGATCGGCGTCGGAATCTTTAACTTCCGTGGCATGCAGACCGACTCGTCCATCCAACTGCTAGCCGCCGCCTGCCTGATTTCCGTCGTTCCGGCAATCGTGGCATTCCTGTCGCTTCAACGGCTGATCCTTGGCGCCATGACCAGCGGCGCGGTGAAAGGGTAA
- a CDS encoding ROK family transcriptional regulator — protein MRYLRSGPRRQAEETAVTRSKTIGLRSGEIADRNIRVILEAIRRHGPLTRTELGRHSGLTGPGITNILRRLSDGGLVTSHRRNGAGNSATATEFALRPDGAFSIGIRVRQSRGEAVLIDLSGQVHDREYFPLTPTTRVPSILSVTENMIGRHAGLPIIGLGIGSNDWTAAESDELDQASTLPTSHVENECTASLLAERTIGAPAPEGGLAMIIIDEDVQAGFLVRGIPYSGVHGRAGSIGEMLTGPDNIRLNTVVGFGALRTLVSEDEFGRLIAGEEPSSPQLTQWIRDAASHLLDPIIAMAGFIAPGVIMIGGDLPRSVIEALIHQLSVERRDTSKRPFLTPWISPMKPASFSGGGVALGAALLPFLNTLLPPVSA, from the coding sequence ATGCGGTATCTTCGATCCGGGCCGCGGCGTCAGGCAGAGGAAACGGCCGTTACGCGGAGTAAAACAATCGGTCTGCGGTCGGGAGAAATCGCCGACAGAAATATCCGCGTCATCCTGGAAGCGATCCGCCGGCATGGTCCATTGACCCGGACGGAACTTGGCCGGCATTCCGGGCTTACCGGTCCGGGCATCACCAATATCCTGCGCCGCCTGAGTGACGGAGGCCTGGTGACGTCGCATCGCCGCAACGGCGCGGGCAATAGCGCCACTGCCACTGAATTTGCCCTGCGGCCGGATGGGGCATTCTCGATCGGTATCAGGGTTCGCCAAAGCCGAGGCGAAGCGGTCCTGATTGATCTCAGCGGCCAGGTCCATGACCGCGAATATTTTCCCCTCACCCCGACAACGCGCGTGCCGTCAATCCTTTCGGTAACCGAAAACATGATCGGCCGGCATGCCGGCTTGCCGATCATCGGCCTGGGGATCGGGTCCAATGACTGGACGGCAGCGGAAAGCGATGAACTCGACCAAGCATCAACGCTTCCGACCAGCCACGTGGAAAACGAGTGCACCGCAAGCCTGCTTGCCGAGCGCACCATCGGCGCGCCTGCCCCCGAAGGCGGACTGGCGATGATCATCATCGATGAAGATGTCCAGGCCGGCTTCCTCGTTCGCGGTATCCCCTATTCCGGCGTTCACGGACGCGCGGGCAGTATCGGCGAAATGCTGACCGGCCCCGACAATATCAGGCTGAACACTGTGGTCGGTTTCGGCGCCCTGCGGACGCTCGTCAGCGAGGACGAGTTCGGGCGGCTCATCGCGGGCGAGGAGCCGTCTTCCCCTCAATTGACGCAGTGGATCCGCGATGCCGCAAGCCACCTGCTCGATCCGATCATCGCCATGGCCGGCTTCATCGCGCCAGGTGTCATCATGATCGGCGGCGACCTGCCGCGAAGCGTCATCGAAGCGTTGATCCACCAGCTCTCCGTCGAACGGCGCGACACGTCAAAGCGTCCCTTCCTGACGCCATGGATTTCGCCGATGAAGCCGGCGAGCTTCAGTGGCGGCGGCGTGGCACTGGGGGCGGCATTGCTGCCCTTCCTCAACACCCTGTTGCCGCCAGTATCAGCCTGA
- a CDS encoding carbohydrate ABC transporter permease codes for MSPIAIEADSPPQSRTFMRRFAGAPLPWIMPVIVVIGIFYLYPVIDVFRLSFTNATLIGENQDYTLGSIANALSSPQLPDILWATLIFVGGSVIGQQILGLAVAVTVIRGEKRGLFGTTILRTTALVAWVVPGIAGGIIWQMLFSEAPYGALNSILRLMHMPTVAWLSDPAMAPWSTLISNIWRGTAFSMVVMYAALKSIDPSLYEAAEVDGATASQQFFFVTLPQLRAAILVNMILITIQTVNTFDAIITLTGGGPGRATEVISLYVFNIVFRNYDLSGGSVLSVLMLIISLGLAFVYASFLPKEEEQ; via the coding sequence ATGAGCCCTATTGCCATCGAGGCTGACAGCCCGCCTCAAAGCAGAACGTTCATGCGCCGGTTCGCCGGTGCGCCCCTGCCCTGGATCATGCCCGTGATCGTCGTCATCGGCATATTCTACCTGTATCCCGTCATCGACGTTTTCCGGCTTTCCTTCACCAATGCGACGCTGATCGGCGAAAACCAGGACTATACGCTGGGTTCGATCGCCAATGCGCTCAGCTCGCCGCAACTGCCCGACATTCTCTGGGCGACGCTGATCTTCGTCGGCGGCAGCGTCATCGGCCAGCAGATTCTCGGTCTTGCGGTCGCTGTCACTGTCATCCGCGGCGAAAAGCGCGGCCTGTTCGGCACCACGATCCTGAGGACGACGGCGCTGGTCGCCTGGGTCGTACCAGGCATTGCCGGCGGCATCATCTGGCAGATGCTGTTTTCCGAAGCGCCTTATGGCGCGCTGAACAGCATTTTGAGGCTGATGCACATGCCGACAGTTGCCTGGCTTTCGGATCCGGCGATGGCACCCTGGTCGACGCTGATCTCGAACATCTGGCGCGGCACGGCCTTTTCGATGGTCGTGATGTATGCTGCACTGAAATCGATCGATCCCTCGCTCTACGAAGCCGCCGAGGTCGACGGTGCCACGGCTTCGCAGCAGTTCTTTTTCGTGACACTTCCGCAGCTGCGCGCCGCAATTCTCGTCAACATGATCCTGATCACTATCCAGACGGTGAACACCTTCGATGCGATCATCACACTGACCGGCGGCGGCCCCGGGCGCGCGACCGAGGTCATCTCGCTCTACGTCTTCAACATCGTCTTCCGAAACTACGATCTCTCCGGCGGCAGCGTGCTCTCCGTGCTGATGCTGATCATCAGCCTCGGCCTTGCCTTCGTCTATGCGTCGTTCCTGCCGAAGGAGGAAGAGCAATGA
- a CDS encoding ABC transporter substrate-binding protein: protein MKRAFISALALSTMLFSVPAAFAQELATKDRIGAADAPKTLVVRLTNDSPNNSDPNIAEGYQKLFVDFIKKHPDWKLQMQFMSSDIGTEQAKMLEQAKAGNAPDCAAVDSFVLSQFMVNKVLADFTPYFSKEEVDDLFPFIRSGITDKDQTIRAWWWDTDLRVLYRNKSVVADAPQTWDDLKKAALASTKEGMEGVLFNGGRWEGTTFDWLANYWALGGKLVDDSGKPVFGEGENKEKFLKALNYFKDLVDSGAAPKRVTTIANYDDMNAAAAAATTALFIGGNWQYAQLKATLDEEEFKNWTFSPIPGPTAEQKSTGTGGWTIASFSKDKEKIEMCANLARDVYMGPANALQQQLPTRKSLFDKYEVFSTEANKTFANALVDGQARPGVPIYPEISNQIQIMMGDVLSGTRKPEEALDAAFSAAMEAYKRL from the coding sequence ATGAAGAGAGCGTTCATCAGCGCGTTAGCGCTGAGCACAATGTTATTTTCAGTGCCTGCCGCATTTGCCCAGGAGCTTGCGACAAAAGACAGGATCGGCGCTGCAGATGCGCCAAAAACCCTAGTGGTCCGGCTCACGAACGACAGTCCGAACAATTCCGACCCCAACATCGCAGAAGGTTACCAGAAGCTCTTTGTCGACTTCATCAAGAAGCACCCGGACTGGAAATTGCAGATGCAGTTCATGTCCTCCGACATCGGCACGGAACAGGCCAAGATGCTGGAGCAGGCCAAGGCCGGCAATGCGCCGGATTGCGCCGCCGTCGACTCCTTCGTGCTCTCGCAGTTCATGGTCAATAAAGTGCTGGCGGATTTTACGCCCTATTTCTCCAAGGAAGAAGTCGACGATCTCTTCCCCTTCATCCGCAGCGGCATCACCGACAAGGATCAGACGATCCGCGCCTGGTGGTGGGATACGGACCTTCGCGTCCTCTACCGCAACAAGTCTGTTGTAGCCGATGCGCCGCAGACCTGGGACGACCTGAAGAAGGCCGCACTTGCCTCCACCAAGGAAGGTATGGAAGGCGTCCTCTTCAACGGCGGGCGCTGGGAAGGCACCACCTTCGACTGGCTGGCGAACTACTGGGCGCTCGGCGGCAAGCTCGTCGACGACTCGGGCAAGCCGGTCTTCGGCGAAGGCGAGAACAAGGAGAAATTCCTGAAGGCGCTGAACTACTTCAAGGATCTGGTCGATTCCGGTGCGGCCCCCAAGCGTGTCACCACCATCGCCAATTACGACGACATGAATGCCGCGGCAGCAGCGGCGACGACAGCACTCTTCATCGGAGGCAACTGGCAATATGCGCAGCTGAAGGCGACGCTCGACGAAGAAGAATTCAAGAACTGGACCTTCTCGCCGATCCCCGGCCCCACGGCCGAACAGAAGTCGACAGGCACCGGCGGCTGGACGATCGCTTCCTTCAGCAAGGACAAGGAGAAGATCGAGATGTGCGCCAATCTGGCGCGCGACGTCTATATGGGTCCGGCAAACGCGCTGCAGCAGCAGCTGCCGACGCGCAAGTCGCTCTTCGACAAGTATGAGGTTTTCTCAACGGAAGCCAACAAGACCTTCGCCAATGCGCTCGTCGACGGCCAGGCGCGTCCCGGCGTGCCGATCTATCCGGAGATCTCTAACCAGATCCAGATCATGATGGGCGACGTGCTCTCGGGAACGAGGAAACCGGAAGAAGCCCTGGATGCCGCATTCAGCGCGGCGATGGAGGCCTACAAGCGGCTCTGA
- a CDS encoding ROK family transcriptional regulator: MNQMTSARLSPDLTGANVEDAGEHNRAVVLRCVHRQAPISRAEIARQTGFTKPAIARIVDRLLDEGLIIEARRRHGLRGQPAIELEINPDAFFAIGINIDRDHLTIVAVDAVGNVRARVHHEKRYVRPAEFMQLTADAISHFQRSRLIDDAHLAGIGLAMPDWLGEIPFLGMPGDYSEWMEFDVRSALESLTQHPVFIENETNAAALAELDYGLGAESRSFFYIAINACLGGGLVLDGNGHRGAMALSGEIGWLPIADDRDKTAPKVDLLGEVVTMFFLYKFLGEHGVRASVPQDLLTLDARGKALVSKWLKEMSAHLAVAVKHIGMIVDPDAIIIGGRLPIRMIDELLRYVHEHLTAGDNTLPSLHRASIGEDASALGAAAMPMAAALMLASADAVQRTRSPLKFMDRLNN; the protein is encoded by the coding sequence ATGAACCAGATGACCAGCGCCAGACTGTCCCCCGATCTGACGGGGGCCAATGTCGAGGATGCGGGCGAGCACAACAGGGCCGTCGTGCTGCGTTGTGTCCATCGGCAGGCGCCGATTTCGCGTGCCGAAATTGCCCGACAGACCGGCTTCACGAAGCCGGCGATCGCCCGGATCGTCGATCGCCTGCTCGACGAGGGCCTGATCATCGAGGCTCGCCGGCGGCATGGGCTAAGGGGGCAACCGGCAATCGAGCTCGAGATCAATCCCGACGCATTCTTCGCGATCGGCATCAACATCGATCGCGATCACCTGACGATTGTCGCCGTCGATGCCGTCGGCAACGTGCGCGCCCGCGTTCATCACGAAAAACGCTATGTGCGCCCCGCCGAATTCATGCAGCTCACGGCCGATGCGATATCGCATTTCCAGCGAAGCCGCCTGATTGATGACGCGCACCTGGCCGGCATCGGGCTCGCCATGCCCGACTGGCTCGGGGAGATCCCTTTCCTCGGCATGCCCGGCGACTATTCGGAATGGATGGAATTCGATGTGCGCTCTGCGCTCGAAAGCCTGACGCAGCATCCGGTCTTCATCGAAAATGAGACCAATGCGGCCGCACTTGCCGAGCTTGACTATGGCCTCGGGGCGGAAAGCCGCAGCTTCTTTTATATCGCCATCAATGCCTGCCTCGGCGGAGGGCTCGTTCTCGACGGCAACGGTCATCGCGGCGCCATGGCGCTGAGCGGCGAAATCGGCTGGCTGCCGATTGCCGACGACCGGGACAAGACCGCTCCGAAGGTCGATCTTCTCGGCGAGGTGGTAACGATGTTTTTTCTCTACAAGTTTCTTGGCGAACACGGCGTCCGTGCAAGCGTGCCTCAGGATCTCCTGACACTCGATGCCCGCGGCAAGGCTCTGGTGTCGAAGTGGCTGAAGGAAATGAGTGCTCATCTTGCCGTTGCGGTCAAGCATATCGGCATGATCGTCGATCCCGACGCCATCATCATCGGCGGCCGACTGCCGATCCGCATGATCGACGAGTTGCTGCGCTACGTTCACGAACATCTGACGGCCGGAGACAACACATTGCCTTCGCTGCATCGTGCCTCGATCGGCGAGGACGCTTCAGCACTCGGTGCTGCCGCGATGCCGATGGCAGCCGCCCTGATGCTGGCATCCGCCGACGCCGTTCAACGCACCCGTTCGCCCCTCAAATTCATGGATCGCCTGAACAATTAA